The stretch of DNA ATCGAGGAGGTCGCGGACCGCGCGCGAGCCCGGTTCGGCCCGCGGGCGGTGATGCCGGGCACGCTGGCCGCGTGACTCCCCTCGGATCGGGGTCAGTTGGCCCACGGCGGAGTGAGCACCGTGCCGTTCGCCAGACGGGCCTGAAGGCCGATGGACGTGGTGACCCAGGAGACCGCGGTGCGGTCCGCCGGGTTCTCCACGGTGAGCGTCGCACCGGCGTTGATGATCACCGTGTCGCCCGCGGCGACGCGCTCGGTGCGGCCGTCGAGCGTGATCAGGAGTTCGCCGTCGAGCAGGTGGAGGATCTCCTCGTGGGTGACGGTGTGGGCCGGGGCCTTGGTGCCGGCGGGGATCTCGCCGCGCCAGGCGCACAGCTGCCTGGACCCGGTCCGCGGGGTGGCGTACGAGACGAAGCGGGCGCCGTGGATCTCGTGGGTCACGGCGTCGGACGGGCGGACGACGGGCATGGGTGTCTCCTCGGAAGTGATGGTCAAGTTGCTTGACTAAATGGCCCGCAATCATAGTCAAGCTGCTTGACTGTCTCGTCAAGGGTGTTTCAATGCCTCCGTGCAGAACTCCGAGGCCATGGCCCTGTCCGCCACCCTGCTGGCCGTCGCCGGCGAGCTGACCCAGCGCATTCACGGCGGCGTCGTCGCCCGCGGCTTCGAGGGGCTCCGGCCGGCGCACGGCTTCGCGTTCGCGCGGCTGGCCCCGGACGGGGCGACGGTCACCGAGCTGGCCGCCCATCTGGGGGTCACCAAGCAGGCCGCCAGTCAGCTCGTCGACGAGATCGTGCGCAAGGGATACGCGGAGCGCCTGCCGCATCCCCAGGACGCGCGGGCCCGTCTGATCGTGCTGACCGAGCATGGCTGGGCCTGCACCCGCGCGGCGGAGGAGTCGGCCGCCGATGTCGTGCGGGCGTGGGGCGAGGTGATCGGTGAGGGTGAAGTGCGCGCGCTGTGGGGGAAGTTGGCGCGTCTCGCGCCGTACGGTCCGATCCGGCCCGCTTGGTGACGGTGCGTCAGGCGTGTTACATCACGACCCTCGGCCGTATCCGGGCGTCGCCCGAAGTTTTTACTGACGCGTAACTTCACAGTTCTACTACTCGTCCGTAACTTGACGAGTGAACAGCATCCCGTGATCCGGATCACAGGGCGTAGTGCCGTCGCACCTCCCTTGAGCCGCAAGGAGATCACCCGATGCTGCCCTTCAAGCGCGTCCTCAGACCACTGGCCGCCCTGCTGCTGGCTGCCGCCCTCGCCACCGCCCCCGCCGCCACCGCTCACGCGGCCACTGCTCCGAGCAGCGGCTGGAACAACTACAGCTGCAAGCCCTCCGCCGCCCACCCCCGTCCGGTCGTCCTCGTCCACGGCACCTTCGGCAACTCCGTCGACAACTGGCTGTCTCTCGCGCCGTATCTGAAGGACCGCGGCTACTGCGTCTTCTCCCTCGACTACGGCCAGTTGCCGGGCGTCCCGCTCTTCTACGGCCTCGGCCCCATCGACAAGTCGGCCGAGCAGCTGTCCGCCTTCGTCGACAAGGTGCTCGCCGCGACCGGCGCCCCCAAGGCCGATCTCGTCGGCCACTCGCAGGGCGGGATGATGCCCCGCTACTACCTGAAGTTCCTCGGCGGAGCCGCCAAGGTGAACGCCCTCGTCGGCATCGCGCCCGACAACCACGGCACCACCCTCAGCGGCCTCACCAACCTCCTGCCCTACTTCCCGGGCGCGAGCGACCTGCTCAAGGCCGCCACCCCCGGCCTCGCCGACCAGATCGCCGGGTCCGCCTTCCTCACCAAGCTCAACGAGGGCGGCGACACCGTGCCCGGCGTGCACTACACGGTCATCGCCACCAAGTACGACGAGGTGGCCACGCCGTGGCGCACCCAGTACCTGACCGGCCCCGACGTGCGCAACGTCCTGTTGCAGGACCTGTGCGCGGTCGACCTGTCCGAGCACGTGACGATCGGCACGATCGACCGCATCGCCTTCCACGAGGTGGCCAACGCGCTCGACCCGGCGCACGCCGGCGCCACCACCTGCGCGTCGGTCTTCAGCTGACGTGGCTCGGGGCCTGCCCGGCCTGAGCCGCCGGACAGGCCCCGCGTTCGACGGGCCGCGTCAGCGGCCCCGTCCGCCGCCGGCCGCGGCGCGACGGCGGACCGAGGCGAACAGGGCCGCCGAGCCGAGCGCCAGGGCGGCCGCGCCGCCGACCGCGAGGTACGCCGTGCGGCCGTCGCCTCCGGTCTCGGCCAGGTTCACCGGGCTGCCGGCGGCCCGCGGCCGGTTCGGCTCGTCGGCGGCGGCCTGTGCGGCGCGGTCCGCAGCGGCCGTGTCCCCGGCCGACCGCACGGCCGGGTCCGAAGCCGGATGCGACGCCGGGCTCGCGGCCGGCTCCGCCGACGGGGGCGCCACCGGATCCGTCGTGGTCCGGGCGTCGTCGTCCCCGTGGCCGTGGTGCTCGACCGACGACCTGCCGGCGCCGTCCTCGATCTGCCGCTCGGTCGGCGCGGAGGCGGCCGGCGCCGGGGCGGAGCCGCCGGACGCGCCGCCGCCGCTCCCGCCGCCGTAGGTGACGTCCGAGCAGGAGTAGAACGCCTCCGGGCTGTCCGAGCGCTGCCACACCGCGTACAGCAGGTGCCTGCCCGAGCGTTCGGGCAGCGTGCCGGAGAAGGTGTAGAAGCCGTCCGCGGCGACCGGGTCGGTGGCCGTCGCCACCGGATGCGCCAGATCGAGGTCGTCCCAGGCCGGCGACTTGGCCGGGTCGTAGCCGGGCTTGGTGAGGTAGACCGTGAAGGTGCCCTTGTGCGGGGCGGTCACGCGATACCTGAAGGTGTACGCGCCGCTGTGCACGCCCGTCGCGGGCCAGTCCGCGCGGGGCAGGTCCAGCCCCTTGAACTCCTCGTTGCCGGCGCTGCACAGCCTGCCGTCCGGTATCAGCTCCCGGTGGCGGCCGTCCGCGTCGCCGATCCGGATGCCGTTCCAGTCGTACAGCGCCTGGGTGCCGCCGGCCTCGACGGCCGCCTTGCAAGCCGCCGACTTCGGGCTCTCCGGTCCCTCCGCGTAGCACTGGGCCACCCGACTGACCGGGTCCCCCATGGAGCCGTGCGCGGCCGCGGGCGCCGCGGCGAGCGCGGTCAGGGCCAGCGGGGCCAGGCCGAGGACGGCGGAAGCGGCGGCCGTGCGGCGTGCGGGCATCAGGGGGACTCCTCGGGGCGGTTGTTCTGACACGGCGGGACGGATCCCGTGGGCGGGACGGATCCCGTTGAGTGGGACGGATCCCGTGGGGGTGATCAGAAGCTAGCCGCAAGGCACCGCGAAAACGCCGGTTGGAGGCGGTGCGGGGAGATCCTTATGCTCGCGTTAAGGGAGCGCTGAGGCTGCGCTCAGGTGGGGATGGGACAGGGGCTGAGCGGTGGGCGCGCAGGGCATGGCGGGCGAGGGGATCAGGGCGGCGTCCGCCGCCGAGGTGCCGGCCGTGAAGGCGGTGACCGACGCGGCCTACCGCCCCTACATCGAGCGCATCGGAGTCGTCCCGGCGCCCATGGAGGCGGACCACGCGGCGAACGTGGCGGCGGGGAAGGTGTTCGTCGTCCGGGAGCCCGAAGGGGGCCGGGTGACGGGACTCGTCGTGATCGAGGCGCGCGCGGACCATCTCTTCCTCGACAGCATCGCCGTCCACCCCGACGCGCACGGCACGGGGGTGGGGCGGCGGCTGCTGGAGTTCGTGGACACGCGCGCGCGTGCGCTGGGCCTGCCCGAGGTCAGGCTCTACACGAACGCGCTGATGTGGGAGAACCAGCGGATCTATCCGCGCTTCGGCTACGAGGTCGTCGAGCGCCGTGTGGACGGGCCCTACGACCGCGTCCACTACCGCAAGCGGCTGGTCTGACGTCTCATCGCCCGGCCGCCGGTCATGTGTCCGGCCACCACGTGCGCGCGATGTCCTTGCGGACCTCGGGCCGCCCGGCGGGACGCCGGTCCGCTTCCTCGCGGACGCGGCGGGCGTCCGTCTTCCTCAGGGGCTTCTGCACTGTCACTCGGCGCATGGCTGCCTCCTTCGAGGCCTACCGGGTCCGTCTTCGTACGGAGGTAGGACCTTTCGGGCGAGAGTCGCTTATCGGTGCGGGTCTGTCTGTGGCGGCTGTCACGATTCGGTTGTCAGTGGTCGGTGTCACTCTGGGGTGCATGAGTGCGCATACGACGACCGACGGTGACGGGGCGGGCTGGGCCGGGGTGGACTGGGACGCCCAGGCCGCCGTCTTCGACGAGGAGCCGGATCACGGGCTGCGCGACCCGGGGGTGCGCGCCGCCTGGGCCGAACGGCTGCGCGGCTGGCTTCCCGGGCGCCCCGCCGAGATCCTCGACCTCGGCTGCGGCACCGGCAGCCTCTCGCTCCTCGCGGCCGAGCAGGGGCACCGGGTGACCGGCGTCGACCTGTCCCCGGCGATGGTGGAGCGGGCCCGGGCGAAGCTCGCCGGCCACGACGCGGTGTTCCTGGCCGGCGACGCGGCGAACCCGCCGGTGGGCGGGCAGCGCTTCGACGCCGTCCTGGTCCGGCACGTCCTGTGGACACTGCCCGACCCCGCCCGCGCGCTGCGGCACTGGCAGGAACTGCTGCGGCCGGACGGACGGCTCGTCCTGATCGAGGGTGTCTGGGGCACGCTCACCCCCGTCGGCATACCCCCGGACCGGCTGACCATGCTTCTTCGGCCACTCGTCTCCCACATCCACCTGGAGTCACTGTCGGCCGACGCGCGGCTGTGGGGCCGTGAGGTGGACGACGAGCGGTACGCGGTGGTGGCCTCGGACTGAGCCCGCGCGAGCCGGTGCGGGAATCAGGACAGCAGCGCCTCGAAGCCGCCCTCGCGGGCCAGTCCCTCCAGTTCGTCGAGGGCGGCCAGGGCGGCGACCGCCGCCCCGGGGTCGGTGCGCGCCAGGCCGCTCGCCGCGAACTCGTCCTCGTCCAGCCGTCGTACGTCCGTGCCGTCGGCGGAGCGCCACAGGTCCAGGTCGAGGTCCTCGACGACGAGGTCCGTGCCGGAGCGGGTGGCGGGGCGGGTGACGTCGCAGTACCAGCCCTTCAGTGCGCCTGAGGCGTCGCGGACCTCCTTCACCGAGTACCAGCGGTCCCGCCAGTAGTGCTCGGTGAAGACGTCGCCCGGCTCGAAGCGTACGAAGCCGAAGTCGCGGGCGCCCTCGCCCGCCCACGCGGCCCGGACGGTGAGGCGCGTGCCGTCGTCGGACACGAGCACGCCCCGGTAGCGGATCTTGGTGCGGCCGCCCTTGACGAGGACGACGTCCACCTCCGTCGGCGCCGGCGGCCGGCCGCCGGCCTCAGCCGAGTTCGCGGACATGGCGCACCTCCGTCCCGCAGACCGCGTACCCGAACCACTCGTTGATCGCGATCATCGGCGCGTTGCCGGTGTCGTTGCCCGTGAACGCCTCCGTGTACCCGGCGGCCCGGGCGCGGTGCAGCGAGTCGTTCTTGGCGAGCTTGGCCAGGCCCCGGCCGCGGAAGGCGCGGGCGGTGCCCGTCATGGCGGTGGAGTAGCGGGTGCCGCCGTCCGTACGGGCCGCGGTGAAGGCCGCGGGACGGCCGTCCACCACCGCCACCGACGTCAGTTCGGGGCTGAACAGCGGGTGCCGCCAGGTCTCCGCCAGCCAGGCCGCGTAGTCGGTGAACTCGTAGTCCACGTCGCTGGGTTCGTCCGCCGTGGTCTCCGCGTCCAGCTCGAACAGGGGGCGCGGGTCGTCGGCGAAGTCCGTGCCCCGGCGCAGTTCCACACCAGGCGGCGGGTCCTGCCGCGGCGGCAGGGTGCCGCCCGCCAGGTCCAGGCGGAGGAAGTGCGCGCTCCGGCTCGCGCGGTAGCCGTGCCGCTCGGCAAAGGCGCGGTTGCCCGGCTCGTCCAGGACCCAGGAGTGCAGCCTGGTCGCCCCGTGCGCGGCCAGATGTTCCTCGGCGGCCCGTACGAGGAGCGTGCCGGCGCCGCGGCGGGTGTGCTCGGGATGCACGTACACGTTGATGTTGCCCTGGCCGGGCTCGGTGCTCTCGTGGGACAGGTGCACCTGCGCGGTGCCGATCACCTCGCCGTCCGCCACGGCGACCAGCGGCCGGTAGCGGGCGTCGCGGTGCAGATGGGTGAGGTCGTGGACGAGTGAGCCGGGGGTGAACAGTATGAACGGCAACGCGAGGTGCCGGACACGGGCGAAGCCCTCGAGGTCGGCCGGCGCGTCGGGGCGGAGGTCGCGGATGATCACGGTCATGGAGGGGCACGCTACGGCGGAGACCGGGCGGGGTGCCTCCCATTTTCCGCTGGGCCGCACGCGCGCGGGTGCGGGACAATCACCCCGTGACCTTGAAGATCCACATCGAGGACGGCGCACCTCCCTACGAGCAGGTGCGGGCGCAGATCTCCGAGCAGGCGCGGTCGGGGGTGCTGCCGGTGGGGTACCGGCTGCCCACGGTGCGCGGGCTGGCCGAGTCGCTCGGGCTCGCGGCGAACACGGTCGCCAAGGCCTACCGGGCGCTGGAGGCGGACGGCGTGATCGAGACGCGCGGGCGCAACGGCACGTTCGTCGCCGCCGCGGACTCGGCGGCGGCGCGGGAGACCGCGGCCGCCGCCCAGGCGTACGCCGAGCGGGTGCGACGGCTCGGGCTCACCGAGGACGACGCGCTCACCGCCGTGCGGGACGCCCTGCGGGCGGCCTACGGGGAGCGGTAGGGGAGCGGCGGCCCCGCAACAGACTCACCGGCCCGGCGGAACCTTCTGCCGGTCACCCGTGAGCGCCGGAGTGCGGGTCACCGCCAGGCCCGCGCTCCTGGCCGCCCGTGCGAACACCACCGCGTCCTGGACCGCCGCCCCCGTCGGGTCGTTGTTGAAGTAGGCGTACACGTCCCGCGTGTCCGGCCAGGTCGTGGCGATCCGGTCGACCCAGGTCTCCAGCGACCGCCGGCCGTAGTGCGGCCAGGCCCGGGCGCGGCCCACGTGGAAGCGGACGTACCCCCAGCCGGCCGTCCGCCACAGCGGCGTGACCGGGCGGGCGTAGGCGTCGGCCCAGCACAGGGCGGCGCCCCGGGCCCGGAGGACCTCGCGCACCTCCGGCGTCCACCACGACTCGTGGCGCGGCTCGACCGCGACCCGGGTGCCGGACGGGAAGCACGCCAGGCAGGCGTCCAGCAGTCCCGGATCCGCGCGCAGGGTCGGCGGGAGCTGGAGCAGCACCGGGCCCAGCCGGTCGCCGAGGCCCGCCGCGTGCGTCATCAGGCGGTGCACCGGCTCCCCGGGGTCCTTCAGCCGCTTGATGTGGGTGAGGTACCGGCTCGCCTTCACCGCGACCACGAAGTCCGCCGGGACCCGCTCCCGCCAGGCCTCGAAGGTCTCCCGCGCGGGCAGCCGGTAGAAGGCGTTGTTGACCTCCAGGGTGGCGAAGGCGGCGGCGTACTCCTCCAGCCACAGCCGTGTGGGGCACCTCTGCGGGTACAGCACGCCCCGCCAGTCCTTGTACTGCCAGCCCGACGTCCCGACGAACAGGGTCATACGCCCATCAAAGCACCGGTGCCCGCCCGGGACCCGTCACAGGTACAGACCCGCGTCGGCCCCCTCGCGCGGCTCCGGCAGCGCCGTCGGCGACGTGCCCCGCCGCAGCGCGTACAGCTCGGCGAGGGTCGCCCCGTCGCGGCCCACCCCTTCCTCGGTGCCCAGCCAGTTCACCGCCTCCCGGCGGGTCAGCCGGCCCACCTCGATGCGGGCCAGGCACCGGCCCGGGCGGACCACGGCCGGGTGCAGGCGCTCCAGGTCCTCGTTGGTCGTCACCCCGACCAGCACGTTGCGCCCCTGGCCGAGCAGTCCGTCGGTGAGGTTCAGCAGCCGGGACAGGGCCTGGCCCGCGGTGTGCTTGGCCTCGCCGCGGATCAGCTCGTCGCAGTCCTCCAGCAGGAGCAGCCGCCAGCGCCCCTTGCCCGCCGTGTCCTCCTCGCCGATGGCGATGTCCATGAGGTAGCCCACGTCGCTGAACAGCCGCTCCGGGTCCAGCACGCAGTCCACCTGGCACCAGTCGCGCCAGGACCGGGCCAGGGTCCGCAGCGCCGAGGTCTTGCCCGTGCCCGGCGGGCCGTGCAGCAGGAGCAGCCGGCCCGCGATGTCCTCGGGGGTCGTCTTCATCAGCCGGTCCATGGCGTCCGCGACCGGGCCGGTGTAGTTCGGCCGCAGCTCGTCCCAGGTGCCCGCCGAGATCTGCCGGGTGGTGCGGTGCGGGCCGCGCCGGGGCGAGACGTACCAGAAGCCCATCGTCACGTTCTCCGGCTGTGGCTCCGGCTCGTCCGCGGCGCCGTCCGTCGCCTGCTCCAGCACCTTCGCGGCCAGCTCGGCGCTGGTCGCGGTGACCGTGACGTCGGCTCCCCGGTTCCACCGGGAGATCAGCAGCGTCCAGCCCTCGCCCTCGGCGAGGGTCGCGCTGCGGTCGTCGTCGAGGGCCGCGCGCAGCACCTGGGCGTCCTTGGGCAGCAGGGTGGCGCCGGGGCGCACGCGGTCGATGTTCGCCGCGTGCGAGTACGGCTGCTCGCCCGTCGCGAAGCGGCCGAGGAACAGCGCGTCGACGACGTCGGACGGCGAGTCGGAGTCGTCGACGGTGAGCCGGATCGGCAGAGCGTCGTGCGGGTTCGCGGGCATGCCGCCATGATCCGTCACGCGGGCGCCGTGCGCACCCGGTTTCCCCCGCGCGTCCCGTGCCGGCGCCCGGACGGAGTCCGTCGCGGGCCGAGCCTGCCGGAACCCTGTCCCGCGGATGA from Streptomyces sp. 6-11-2 encodes:
- a CDS encoding lytic polysaccharide monooxygenase, whose amino-acid sequence is MPARRTAAASAVLGLAPLALTALAAAPAAAHGSMGDPVSRVAQCYAEGPESPKSAACKAAVEAGGTQALYDWNGIRIGDADGRHRELIPDGRLCSAGNEEFKGLDLPRADWPATGVHSGAYTFRYRVTAPHKGTFTVYLTKPGYDPAKSPAWDDLDLAHPVATATDPVAADGFYTFSGTLPERSGRHLLYAVWQRSDSPEAFYSCSDVTYGGGSGGGASGGSAPAPAASAPTERQIEDGAGRSSVEHHGHGDDDARTTTDPVAPPSAEPAASPASHPASDPAVRSAGDTAAADRAAQAAADEPNRPRAAGSPVNLAETGGDGRTAYLAVGGAAALALGSAALFASVRRRAAAGGGRGR
- a CDS encoding bifunctional 2-polyprenyl-6-hydroxyphenol methylase/3-demethylubiquinol 3-O-methyltransferase UbiG, which produces MSAHTTTDGDGAGWAGVDWDAQAAVFDEEPDHGLRDPGVRAAWAERLRGWLPGRPAEILDLGCGTGSLSLLAAEQGHRVTGVDLSPAMVERARAKLAGHDAVFLAGDAANPPVGGQRFDAVLVRHVLWTLPDPARALRHWQELLRPDGRLVLIEGVWGTLTPVGIPPDRLTMLLRPLVSHIHLESLSADARLWGREVDDERYAVVASD
- a CDS encoding GNAT family N-acetyltransferase, which translates into the protein MAGEGIRAASAAEVPAVKAVTDAAYRPYIERIGVVPAPMEADHAANVAAGKVFVVREPEGGRVTGLVVIEARADHLFLDSIAVHPDAHGTGVGRRLLEFVDTRARALGLPEVRLYTNALMWENQRIYPRFGYEVVERRVDGPYDRVHYRKRLV
- a CDS encoding GNAT family N-acetyltransferase: MTVIIRDLRPDAPADLEGFARVRHLALPFILFTPGSLVHDLTHLHRDARYRPLVAVADGEVIGTAQVHLSHESTEPGQGNINVYVHPEHTRRGAGTLLVRAAEEHLAAHGATRLHSWVLDEPGNRAFAERHGYRASRSAHFLRLDLAGGTLPPRQDPPPGVELRRGTDFADDPRPLFELDAETTADEPSDVDYEFTDYAAWLAETWRHPLFSPELTSVAVVDGRPAAFTAARTDGGTRYSTAMTGTARAFRGRGLAKLAKNDSLHRARAAGYTEAFTGNDTGNAPMIAINEWFGYAVCGTEVRHVRELG
- a CDS encoding MarR family winged helix-turn-helix transcriptional regulator, producing the protein MQNSEAMALSATLLAVAGELTQRIHGGVVARGFEGLRPAHGFAFARLAPDGATVTELAAHLGVTKQAASQLVDEIVRKGYAERLPHPQDARARLIVLTEHGWACTRAAEESAADVVRAWGEVIGEGEVRALWGKLARLAPYGPIRPAW
- a CDS encoding cupin domain-containing protein; translation: MPVVRPSDAVTHEIHGARFVSYATPRTGSRQLCAWRGEIPAGTKAPAHTVTHEEILHLLDGELLITLDGRTERVAAGDTVIINAGATLTVENPADRTAVSWVTTSIGLQARLANGTVLTPPWAN
- a CDS encoding GntR family transcriptional regulator is translated as MTLKIHIEDGAPPYEQVRAQISEQARSGVLPVGYRLPTVRGLAESLGLAANTVAKAYRALEADGVIETRGRNGTFVAAADSAAARETAAAAQAYAERVRRLGLTEDDALTAVRDALRAAYGER
- a CDS encoding DUF72 domain-containing protein, translated to MTLFVGTSGWQYKDWRGVLYPQRCPTRLWLEEYAAAFATLEVNNAFYRLPARETFEAWRERVPADFVVAVKASRYLTHIKRLKDPGEPVHRLMTHAAGLGDRLGPVLLQLPPTLRADPGLLDACLACFPSGTRVAVEPRHESWWTPEVREVLRARGAALCWADAYARPVTPLWRTAGWGYVRFHVGRARAWPHYGRRSLETWVDRIATTWPDTRDVYAYFNNDPTGAAVQDAVVFARAARSAGLAVTRTPALTGDRQKVPPGR
- a CDS encoding DUF402 domain-containing protein, with the protein product MSANSAEAGGRPPAPTEVDVVLVKGGRTKIRYRGVLVSDDGTRLTVRAAWAGEGARDFGFVRFEPGDVFTEHYWRDRWYSVKEVRDASGALKGWYCDVTRPATRSGTDLVVEDLDLDLWRSADGTDVRRLDEDEFAASGLARTDPGAAVAALAALDELEGLAREGGFEALLS
- a CDS encoding DUF5925 domain-containing protein, with the translated sequence MPANPHDALPIRLTVDDSDSPSDVVDALFLGRFATGEQPYSHAANIDRVRPGATLLPKDAQVLRAALDDDRSATLAEGEGWTLLISRWNRGADVTVTATSAELAAKVLEQATDGAADEPEPQPENVTMGFWYVSPRRGPHRTTRQISAGTWDELRPNYTGPVADAMDRLMKTTPEDIAGRLLLLHGPPGTGKTSALRTLARSWRDWCQVDCVLDPERLFSDVGYLMDIAIGEEDTAGKGRWRLLLLEDCDELIRGEAKHTAGQALSRLLNLTDGLLGQGRNVLVGVTTNEDLERLHPAVVRPGRCLARIEVGRLTRREAVNWLGTEEGVGRDGATLAELYALRRGTSPTALPEPREGADAGLYL
- a CDS encoding triacylglycerol lipase — encoded protein: MLPFKRVLRPLAALLLAAALATAPAATAHAATAPSSGWNNYSCKPSAAHPRPVVLVHGTFGNSVDNWLSLAPYLKDRGYCVFSLDYGQLPGVPLFYGLGPIDKSAEQLSAFVDKVLAATGAPKADLVGHSQGGMMPRYYLKFLGGAAKVNALVGIAPDNHGTTLSGLTNLLPYFPGASDLLKAATPGLADQIAGSAFLTKLNEGGDTVPGVHYTVIATKYDEVATPWRTQYLTGPDVRNVLLQDLCAVDLSEHVTIGTIDRIAFHEVANALDPAHAGATTCASVFS